The nucleotide sequence GTCATGCTAGGAATTATGTGTCGACCGATATCTGTAGGAGGATCTTACAAGACTACTTTGGCTACAATGTCTTATTTATCCAAAACGTCACTGATATCGATGACAAAATTATCATAGCTGCTCGTCAACAGCATCTTTTCGAAGAAAAGATTGTCAGCCACTACAAGGATGTCAAAGAAGTGTTAGGCTTATCCAAAACCTCCTTACTGTATTACGTGGAAAAGAACTTGCCCGAGTTTACAGGTGACATAGAGAAGGACTTTGTCATATGGTCACAATCGATTCCAAATCTCGAAGAAATAAAGAAGGAGAAACCTAAATTACCAATGTATGTGAAAGCCGTGGTTAGAGCACTCAACGCCATCAACGACAAGAACATTTCGTACAACGACTTCTTAAACGAGATAAAGGATGTCGCTGTTGTATACTTGGATAAGGAACATGGGGCATCAGTCACTGAACCcagcattttcaaaaaacttCCATTATATTGGGAAAACAAATTTAACGAAGATATGTCAAAGCTCAGTGTCTTACCACCATCTGTAACTACAAGGGTATCCGAATATGTTCCCGATATCATTGACTATGTTGATAAGATTATATCCAATGGTTATGCCTATGCAACAGAAGACGGTTCTGTGTATTTTGATACTGTCAAGTATGAACATTCAAAACATGATTATGCCAAGTTGCAACCTTGGAACAAAGGTGATATGAGCTTGATAAATGATGGTGAAGGTTCATTGAGTTTGGGAAACTCGAAACGTAATCCTAGTGATTTTGCTTTATGGAAGGCATCAAAGCCAGGTGAACCCGCTTGGGATTCCAAATGGGGTAAGGGAAGACCTGGCTGGCATATTGAGTGCTCAGTAATGGCATCGGATATCACCGGTTCACAAATGGATATTCACAgtggtggtgttgatttGTGTTTTCCTCATCATGACAACGAGTTAGCGCAATCAGAAGCTTACTTTGACAACAACCAGTGGGTCAATTATTTCATGCACAATGGTCATTTACACATACAAGGCCAAAAAATGTCGAAATCATTAAAGAACTTTATTACTATAAATGACGCATTGAAAGACTTTAGCTCGAGACAATTGAGATTTGTATTTGCATTATGCCCTTGGAACAAGCCTTTGGACTTCAAGGACAGCTTAATCAGCGAGGTTATGTCGATTGAATCTACATTTAGTAAGTTTTTCACAAATGTTCGTGCTTTGAATAATGAGTATAAGCATAAAGTGGAAAAGGGAGAGTATGTGTCTAAACGTATTGGGGAAAACGAAAAGCAATTATATGCCGATTTGGACAAAGCTCAGGATGATGTTGACATTGCTTTCAACGATAATTTGTCAAGCGGAGACGCCATCAAGTGTTTGGTAGAGTTGGTGTCTAAAAGCAACAACTACATACAACCAGCAACCACAGGCAAGAGCGAACTTCGAATTGAAGTTCTATTACTGGTTACATCCTGGATTCTGAAAATTCTCAACATCTTAGGCTTTCAATCTAGACCTGACAAACTCGGCTGGGTCGATGAATCTTCTTCCTCAGAGGGTGTTGGATCTGCAGAAGATGTCGCAATGCCTTATGTGAAAGCATTGGCCCAATTTAGAGACCAAGTGAGAAATTTAGCCATCAAAAAAGCAGATTTGAAGGAGTTTTTATCAGCTTCTGATTCCATTAGATCAGATTTGATCAACCTTAACGTTTCTCTCGATGATAGACCTGATGGAAACGCTTTAGtcaaatttctcaatgaATCTGAAAAGCAACAGTTGCTCAGCCAACAAGAAGCCAAGGCTAAACAACTGGCGGAAAAAGAAGCTAAACGAAAAGAACAGGAGGCATTGAAAGCAAAAAAGGAGGCAGAGAAATTGGTCCAACTGAAGATTCCTCCTAGtgaattgttcaaaaatgatCCATCCTATAAGGAATTTGACGAAATGGGAATTCCAACGATTGATAATAAAGGGGAGGAAATCAGTAAGAgtatgaaaaagaagttaaTGAagcaatatcaacaacaagggAGGCTTCATAATGAGTATTTGAAGTCAATTGGTGAATCATCGTAGTATAGTATTTATAATGACGAAAAGTACTTAGAAAATGTATGTTTTACGCGTCTTGTAAGATTTcacatttttcttttctcaaatcgcgtaaacaaaaactaaacaaataaacaacCCACACATATCAGAGATCACATTTACAAAGTCAAGTATGGGAAGATTAATAGGATTGGAGCTCCACAACTTTAAATCATACCGTGGCAAGACCAACGTAGGCTTTGGATCGTCGAACTTTGTATCAATTATTGGCCCAAATGGTTCGGGAAAGTCAAATATGATGGATGCTATATCCTTCGTGTTAGGTTTGAACTCGTCACAACTTAGATCAAGgcaattgaaagatttgataTATCGAGGAAGAAGGGATGCGTTAGGTGATTTGGATGACAGTACTCTTGATCTTGAGCAGGATCCTAGATCAGCATACGTCTTGGCTATTTACGAAAAGGATGATGGAGACATTTTGCGATTGAAAAGATCGATTTTGGCAAGTGGAAACACCgaatatcaaatcaatgatCAATCTGTAACTAGACTTAACTATGCAGCagcattgaaaaaagaaaacattcTTGTAAAGGCAAGAAACTTTCTCGTATTTCAAGGTgatgttgaacaaatcgCATCACAAAATCCAAAGGCATTGTCTGCCATGATAGAACATATCAGTGGATCTAATGAATTCACAGAAGAATATGAGCGCttaaaagaagaaagagatCAAGCGCACGAAGTTACCAACGAAGttttttcaagaaagaGGACTCTTAACTCGGAGTCGAAGCAATACAAGGAGCAAGCTTCTGAGCAGCGCcaatttgagaaaaatcTTATCTTGAGAAATGATCTTGTGAAGAAGCTAAATTTGTATCAATTATACCATAATGAAAACAAGCACTATAAGTTGAAGGAAGAAATCAGGTCAAAAAATGCCCAATTGAAGGAGATGAAAAGTGAACTTTCAACAAAGGAAAAAACCTACAAAGCCTTGACTTCAGAGTACTCCAAAACAGCACTTGAATCGAAAAATCATGCCAAACAGATTGAACAGTCAAATCAGAAAGTAGAGACCACCAAGCGAGGTTTAATTCCCCTCGAATCAAACAAAGCATCCTTATCATCAAAGATTAAATCACAGGAGAACAAAGTGTCGGATTTGGAGGTTGATATCAAATCCCAAAAAGCGCAAGTTAAGAGTCTCGAAAAGCAACTTAGTGACAGCAAAAAGTTGTTCAAAGACTTCGAGGAACAAGTTAGGTCTTCGATAGCAGCATCATCGAATTTGAATATACGAGAAGAGGGACAACAAGAATACGAGAGACTTAGAGCTGAGTATCTAGCAGCAAGTGGATCCGAGCTAGAGGAACAGATATCgttattgatgaatgaaAAAGACTCGTTGACAATCAAAGAGAAAAGTATAACTAGTCAAAAATCTAATGCCAAGTCGAGAATACAAGACCTCCAATCGAGtctcaatttggaattgaagtcaaagttgaatgacttagaaaatgaaatcacTCAAGTATTGAACAAGAGGAAAGAAAAGGATGAGGCAAGAGATAAACTCataaaacaaaaggatATATTCAATCAGGAAGAACTTCAACTCAATACTGAACTTAAGGGTGTTTTGCTCAAGTTGGAAGATTTGTCATCCCAACAACGTGAATCCAACAAGCAGAAGAAATTAAGAGAAAATTTATCTACTCTAAAAAGACAACTCCCAGCTGGATCTATCAAAGGTTTGGTACATGAATTAGTTCGACCAACGGAACAAAAATACGAGTCGGCTTTGCTGACAATTTTAGGAAAAAACTCAGATGCGATTGTAGTGGAAACTGCCTCAATAGCTTACAAGTGTATTGagcttttgaaagaaagaaggGCGGGAGTGGCTACGTTTATCCCATTAGATTCAGTTGAGTTTGATCCCGTCAACTTGAACTATTTGAGATCTATAAATGACGCCGTTGTACCGGGAATTGATATCGTGGAATATGAGAATAGATCGCTCGGACCTGCTATCGAATATATTGTCGGAAGCGCATTAGTTGCAGATGACATTAATGTGGCTAGATCCATAAGATGGAACTCGTCtaagaaatttgaaaacaaaattgtgaCATTGCAGGGCTCTGTTATTCATAAATCAGGCCAAATGACTGGTGGGCAACAAATTCGCAAGTCGTCTGCAAATATCAGTTGGAATAAACAAGACTGGACAAAGATGAATGAGAGAAAAGAGATCTTGTTGTCTAAAGTTGTGAAATTGCAGGAAGTTAGaccaaaagaattggaaattaaCTTATTGGCAGAGGAAATAAGTCTGttgaatgataaattaCCAGTATTGAAGAATCAGAAAGCGTCATTGGATAGGGCGATTAATGATAAACTTagtgaaattgatttccTGAAGAAACAATGTGAGAAATTTGATGAGTCTTTGGCTAAAATGAGTAAAGACTTTGAGCGGATTGACAATGAGATTGCGAAGATAAAGATGGatattaaaaagaaaaagtcCGGAATATACCAGAGCTTTTGCGAAAAGTGGAAAATAAAGGAcggtattgaaaaatatgaGGAATTACACGGGACCGCCTTGAGAACAAGAGCAAAGGAACGATCATTATTTTTGAAGTCAATTTcagtgttgcaaaatagaTTGGACTTTGATACAAGCCGTTGTGAAGAGACCGAATCACGCAAGAATGTCATCAAGAATCAGATTGTGGATTTGAAAGAGGAATTGACCAACGTGCTCGATGAAAAGAATAGATTAGAAGACGAGCTTGATAATGCTCAAGCGGAgtatgaaattttgaagaaagagcAAACCAAGATAGAGCAATTATTAGAGACGAAGTTGAGGTCATctaaattggttgaaaatgacaTAGCTGAAAGGTCGGTGGAGATTACCAATCTTGCGAaagaaatcattgaaaaggaagaaacGTTACTAAAACTCGATTCCATCAGAGCCAATATCTTGAAGAATTGTAAAATACAGAATATTATCTTACCATTGGAGGCAGGCGACCTTGACCAAATTTCCATGGGTGAAGACTCGGATGAAACTTTGGGTGAAATTTACAAGATAGAGATCGATTACGAAATGCTCGACGAGAAATATAAGGAAACATTTAGTACCAAGTTGGAGGCTGAGCTTGAAGTGATGCTTCAAAATACCATTGAGagtttggaaaagttgACCCCAAATGCCAAAGCATTGGAGAGATTCAAGGAAGTGGAAAACAAGTTGAGGGGTTACGATAAGGATTACACTGTTGCACGTCaaaaggaaagaaaagCAGCTGATAAATTTAGAGAAATTAGTGAAAAAAGATACGACAGGTTCATGGAAGCATTTAATCACATTTCGGGCTGCATTGATGATACATATAAAGAATTGACTAAATCTAGTTTGTCTCCAATGGGAGGATCAGCATTTTTGATCcttgaagatgaagacaGTCCTTACTTATCAGGGGTAAAGTACCACGCCATGCCTCCTATGAAACGCTTTCAGGATATGGAACTATTGTCTGGGGGGGAAAAGACGATGGCAGCATTAGCTTTGTTGTTTGCGCTCCATTCCTTCCAACCATCTCCATTCTTTGTTTTAGATGAAATCGATGCTGCTTTAGATAACAGCAATGTGGCAAGAATTGGTAATTACATCAAAAATCACGCTGGTccaaactttcaattcattgtGATTTCGTTGAAGAATAACTTGTATGAAAAGTCCGATGCATTAGTGGGAATATACCGTGAGCAGAGAGAAAATAGCTCCAAAACGGTAACGCTCGACTTAAGTGAGTATCCAGATGAAGATATACCATTGCAAGGGAACACAGTTGTTGCAGCTTAGATAGTTGTGTATAGAtttaatttgaatgaataaTGGGATAAATGTGACTGGTAGTGCCGCTCAATGCTGCAAAATGGCATCGCCCAGGAAAACACAAATCCGCATCTCTATGATATCATTCATGTTTGCAAGAATACGACCAACGCAACCACTACTATGGACTGTTCAAAGACTATACTCCGGTATCTCTTCCTCAAAGAAACAGGAGAAGGTATCttcgttgttgaaatttttcaagaaaactAAACgaagaaaagatttggCAGATCCAACTCATCCCAGTAACGTGacatttcttgaaattcGCCAGTTTCTCAAAGACTTTTCATGTCAAACGCATACTAATATCACAGATGCCGATATTCATAACCCATATGATATCGTGAAGGCCTTTTTACCATTTCAAAGACGACATAATGTCATCCCGAGTGTGAAAATAAGGGGTACCTCACATAATGGAGATGGGTTGGCAATTATACCCAAATCGATGTATGCATCTGAATATACTGACTCGGAGAATGTGCTTGGAAAATACACAGTATTGATGATTCCCAAAACTGCAGTGGGTGACAAAGTTAAAGTTTTGCTTAAGATGCATCACGAATTTTATGCAGAGGGAGAATTGATTGAGGTTTTGAACAAGGGACTGCGACAGAGTAAGAGAAATGAACAGATGATATTATGCAAGCATTTCCAAGAATGTAACGGTTGTCAGCTACAAATGCTATCGTACCCGGAgcagttgttgtttaaaCAAAATGTCATCAAAAGGGCGTATCAGTTATTCTACCCAAACTTGAAAATCGATCGTGAGTTGGGGGTGGTTAATCCTTCACCCCTTCAATATTCCTATAGAACAAAACTTACACCCCATTTTGAAGTAAGAGATGGAAAGTGTACTAAGTTGGGATTTCAACATGTGAATAACAGAGGTAAAATagatgttgaaaattgtcCCATTGCTACAGTTGAAATAAATGATAAGCTACACCAAGCAAGAACTAAATACTTACAAGGTCCACCAATGAAGCAATTGACATTGAGGCAAAGCATGCGTATTGACCACGATACTGGAGAATTCTACGAGACGGCACTTGAAGGACAATCGAAAGTTATAACAGAAAGGATTGAGGATTTCATTTaccaatttgattcaaactGCTTTTTTCAGAATAACAATTCAGTATTGCCATCAGTTTTGGACTATATACGTTATCACATGAAGCAGTTAGAGACCCCAGTTGAGAACGTAGTTGATACTTACTGTGGGGTCGGTTTCTTTGGTATTGCGTTGTCAAATTTCcatgaaaagttgaatgtGTTTGGGATCGAAATCAGTGAATCAAGTATCAAATACGCAAACCACaacatgaaattgaatggtCTTTACCCAGAGAGGACAAAGTTTATTTTGGGAGACGCGTCCAACATATTTGGTAACGATGAGT is from Candida orthopsilosis Co 90-125, chromosome 1 draft sequence and encodes:
- a CDS encoding tRNA-Cys synthetase; translated protein: MIYSRRLQNIARVMSSSPSTAAAATTATAKKPSIQQPKWYEPSDKSSAKPKLKIYNSLTRTKNDFHSIKPGHITWYSCGPTVYDHSHMGHARNYVSTDICRRILQDYFGYNVLFIQNVTDIDDKIIIAARQQHLFEEKIVSHYKDVKEVLGLSKTSLSYYVEKNLPEFTGDIEKDFVIWSQSIPNLEEIKKEKPKLPMYVKAVVRALNAINDKNISYNDFLNEIKDVAVVYLDKEHGASVTEPSIFKKLPLYWENKFNEDMSKLSVLPPSVTTRVSEYVPDIIDYVDKIISNGYAYATEDGSVYFDTVKYEHSKHDYAKLQPWNKGDMSLINDGEGSLSLGNSKRNPSDFALWKASKPGEPAWDSKWGKGRPGWHIECSVMASDITGSQMDIHSGGVDLCFPHHDNELAQSEAYFDNNQWVNYFMHNGHLHIQGQKMSKSLKNFITINDALKDFSSRQLRFVFALCPWNKPLDFKDSLISEVMSIESTFSKFFTNVRALNNEYKHKVEKGEYVSKRIGENEKQLYADLDKAQDDVDIAFNDNLSSGDAIKCLVELVSKSNNYIQPATTGKSELRIEVLLSVTSWISKILNILGFQSRPDKLGWVDESSSSEGVGSAEDVAMPYVKALAQFRDQVRNLAIKKADLKEFLSASDSIRSDLINLNVSLDDRPDGNALVKFLNESEKQQLLSQQEAKAKQSAEKEAKRKEQEALKAKKEAEKLVQSKIPPSELFKNDPSYKEFDEMGIPTIDNKGEEISKSMKKKLMKQYQQQGRLHNEYLKSIGESS
- a CDS encoding Smc1 protein (protein similar to chromosomal ATPases), which codes for MGRLIGLELHNFKSYRGKTNVGFGSSNFVSIIGPNGSGKSNMMDAISFVLGLNSSQLRSRQLKDLIYRGRRDALGDLDDSTLDLEQDPRSAYVLAIYEKDDGDILRLKRSILASGNTEYQINDQSVTRLNYAAALKKENILVKARNFLVFQGDVEQIASQNPKALSAMIEHISGSNEFTEEYERLKEERDQAHEVTNEVFSRKRTLNSESKQYKEQASEQRQFEKNLILRNDLVKKLNLYQLYHNENKHYKLKEEIRSKNAQLKEMKSELSTKEKTYKALTSEYSKTALESKNHAKQIEQSNQKVETTKRGLIPLESNKASLSSKIKSQENKVSDLEVDIKSQKAQVKSLEKQLSDSKKLFKDFEEQVRSSIAASSNLNIREEGQQEYERLRAEYLAASGSELEEQISLLMNEKDSLTIKEKSITSQKSNAKSRIQDLQSSLNLELKSKLNDLENEITQVLNKRKEKDEARDKLIKQKDIFNQEELQLNTELKGVLLKLEDLSSQQRESNKQKKLRENLSTLKRQLPAGSIKGLVHELVRPTEQKYESALSTILGKNSDAIVVETASIAYKCIELLKERRAGVATFIPLDSVEFDPVNLNYLRSINDAVVPGIDIVEYENRSLGPAIEYIVGSALVADDINVARSIRWNSSKKFENKIVTLQGSVIHKSGQMTGGQQIRKSSANISWNKQDWTKMNERKEILLSKVVKLQEVRPKELEINLLAEEISSLNDKLPVLKNQKASLDRAINDKLSEIDFSKKQCEKFDESLAKMSKDFERIDNEIAKIKMDIKKKKSGIYQSFCEKWKIKDGIEKYEELHGTALRTRAKERSLFLKSISVLQNRLDFDTSRCEETESRKNVIKNQIVDLKEELTNVLDEKNRLEDELDNAQAEYEILKKEQTKIEQLLETKLRSSKLVENDIAERSVEITNLAKEIIEKEETLLKLDSIRANILKNCKIQNIILPLEAGDLDQISMGEDSDETLGEIYKIEIDYEMLDEKYKETFSTKLEAELEVMLQNTIESLEKLTPNAKALERFKEVENKLRGYDKDYTVARQKERKAADKFREISEKRYDRFMEAFNHISGCIDDTYKELTKSSLSPMGGSAFLILEDEDSPYLSGVKYHAMPPMKRFQDMELLSGGEKTMAALALLFALHSFQPSPFFVLDEIDAALDNSNVARIGNYIKNHAGPNFQFIVISLKNNLYEKSDALVGIYREQRENSSKTVTLDLSEYPDEDIPLQGNTVVAA